GCCATGGCAGAGAAACTAAAACCCTTCGGCTATGAATACGTTAATGTGGACGCCGGCTGGCAGGACGGCGCGGACAGCTACGGCCGGCCGGCGATCAACTCCGTACGGTTCCCGCACGGTGTTGCATCGGTCGCTGAACGTGTGCACAACCTCGGACTGAAATTTGGTATTTACACGGTTGTTGGGCTTGGTAAAGACGCCTACAACGGCGGCAACACGCCCATCTTTGCCGCCCCCGGCTGCACTACAAAGAACATCGTCTATCCGGATCTGCGATCGACAAACGGCTGGGATACATCCTACAAAATCGACTACACGAGCCCCTGCGCGCAACGGTATGCCGATTCCATTACGTCGCTCTTCGCCAGCTGGGGGTGGACTTCATCAAGATGGACGGAGTGGGACCCGGTTCATTCAAGGGAGGCCCCAACTACGACAACACCGCGGACATCCAAGCCTGGCACAAGGCCATCGACAAATCCGGCCGCCCCATGCAGTATGTCGTCTCCTGGGCGCTGAGCCACAAACAGGCAGACGTCTGGAAGGCCAACACCAACGGCTGGCGAATCGACACGGATGTCGAATGCTACTGCAACACCCTGGTCACCTGGGATCAGTCAGTAAAGCAACGCTGGAACGACGTGGTCCAGTGGATCGATGACGCCGGCCCCGGGCACTGGAACAACCTTGATGCCGTCAACGTCGGCGTGGGTTCCATGGATGGACTCACGGAAGCCGAGCGGCAAAGCTATATGACGCTGTGGACGATCGAGTCCGCGCCGCTGTTCGCCGGTGACGACCTGACGAAGCTGGACGATTACGGACTGTCCCTGCTCACTAACCGCGACGCCATCGCCATCAACCAGGCTGGACATCCGGCTCGTCCCGTCAGCCAAAGCACCGGCCAGCAGGTCTGGTACGCAAACAACGACGACGGCAGCGTGACCGTCGCGCTTTTCAACCTCGACAACCAGCCGGCCTCGGTGACAGCCAATTTCACGGACCTAGGGCTGGGTGGAACGGCGGAAGTCAGAGACGTCTGGCTCAAGAAGGACACAGGAGTCCGGCAGAACAGCATCAACGCCGACCTTCCGGCGCACGGTTCTAAACTATTCACCATCACCCCGACCGACAACGCTCCCGACAAGCCAGCCGTTCCCACGGGAGTGCGCGCAACACAGGCACAGGCAAACAGCGTTTCCTTAGCCTGGTATCCGTCACCAGTTTCAGCCGACTCCAAAAATGTGAACTATCGGGTCTTCATGGATGGGCGCGAGGTAGGGAACACCAACGCCACCACAATGACCGTGGGCCAGCTCAACCCTTCAAGCCGGCACACTTTTACGGTCCGGGCTGACTCCGGACCGCAGAAATCGGCCCAGAGCTCCGTACTGGATCTCACGCTACCGTCAGCCGCGGGACCGACGCTCTATGAAGCGGAAGCAGCAGGCAATACTCTCAGTGGCGGAGCCAGCCGTTCAGGCTGTGCCGGTTGCTCGGCGGGCGGAAAAGCCGGCAATCTGGGCGGGAGCGGATCCCTGACGTTTGCCGGGGTGAACGTGCCTGTCGCTGGAAACTATCTGATGACTGTGGCCTATGTCGACGGTGACGCCAGCCGCCAGAGCCTCATCACCATCAACGGCAAACCGACGCAGATGAACTTCCAGGGCTCCAACGACAACAACTGGGACGCGGCCCAGCAACAACAAATACTGGTGCACCTGGACGCCGGTGTGAACACCATCCAGGTGGGCAGTCCTGACTCGTATTCGGCGGACATAGACGCCATCACTATCTAAAGACGTAGGAGGTTCCGTGAATGAGAAGTTCGGTTCCCACGAAAGAAAGGATGTCGATGATTATGGCGCTACGTTCATCTGAACCCCATGGCCTACCCTCCGCGCTGGCCGTGCGTGCTGCACAACCAACAGACCTGCTCATGCTGTACAGGTCCGAATTGCTGTACATGCGGGCAATTAAGAGCGAACAGGTTGACCGATGGTTGCGGGCGGGTGATCGGAGTCTCGTGCTATGGACGACTAATCTTTTCCGGGCGCGCCGATCGAGCTCGTCCTCGGCTCCGCATCGACGGCGCCCATTGGCTCCGCTGGATGACTTAGTCTAGCGGGTGGCTATGGGACACCATTTTGAAGAGGCTGAAGGACCTTTCGACGGTCAGGGCATCATTACGGGCACGGTTGAGGTCGGCTCGGCTCCAGTGCATCCTTTGGCGCGCAGATTGACGTTAGTGGCATTGTCCATGTGAAGGCTTGGGCCACGCCGTCTTCCACGGACGTGTGGGAGGGGCACGGGTGGTCGATCGTATGGCTGACGCAATACTGATGTGGTCGGCTGTGGCCTTGAGATCAGTGCGGATCGACGGTGAGTTGATCAACGAAGGCACCCGCGGAACGCAGGTCAGCGGAAATGGAAACATCCATGATCGCCAGAGGTCTAAGGTCCGTGAGTGAGCCCGAGGAAATTCGGCCGGACGGCACCCTCATTTATCGAGACTAAATCGGCCTATATTTGACTTGGATACCCAGTTTTGCTGAAACGTCCCGCCGGTGAATTCTCTAGGCTACGAGTTCAAGTCGCACCGTGACCACCGTTGAAGCCCCTCGAGGTGAGTGGCGACTGCGGGTATTGACGTAGCGGCCGCTCAGGACCGCCCCTGGTCGTCTGCCTACAGTGGAGTATTCGCAGCCAATCTGGGGAGGGCTGCTAACTGGCCCGGGCAGTCCCCGCTCCTTGCCAGATGGAATCATAGGGGTCCCCGTCCTCCGACGGTCAGGTGCTGAGCACTCTGCCTGTCGGAAGGCGAGGATCTCTCAGGTTGCGCAAGGTGTTCGACTAGAGTCGCCTGCGCCAACCGTAACGAACTCCGTTGAGGTTCCGGTGGCGGACGCCAAGTTCGCTTCGGACAGTGGTCGGACCATACTGAATGCATGCAAACAACCCGCGGCTTGGACAGGCTCGTTTTCTTCACTGATGCCGTGACGGCCATCGCCATCACTCTGCTCGTGCTGCCGCTGGTCGACTCCGTCACTGAGGCGGCGCACGCTGGGTTGAGTGCTGTGCAATTCATCGGGAACAATGTCGCGGCGATCGCTGGCTTCGCCTTGAGTTTCCTGGTGATCGCCCGGCTCTGGATCGCCCACCATTCGACGTTCGAGCATGTCGGGTCGTACAGCCGTCCGCTCCTCTTGCTCAACTTGTTTTGGGCGTTCACGGTGGTAGTGCTGCCGCTGCCGACGGAAATGGTGTCTCAGTTCAGGACCTCGTCCGTCACGGTGGGCGTCTACATCGGGACGATGGCCGCGAGCAGTCTGACGCTCACGGCTCTGACGCTGTTGATCCGTAAGCATCCGCAGCTCGAGCTGGAAGAGAATCCCATGCCTAGCCGCGAAGTCTTCTCCAGCGCCGTTTCGACGATCGGGTTCTTCGTCGCCCTGATCGTGGGAGTGCTCGTGCCCGCCATCAACTTCTACGCGCTGTTGATCATTCTGCTAACCATCCCACTGCAGCGGGTCTACGATCGACGATCAAATGCTGCACTTTTAGCGCCAGGCGCACAAACATCATAAGGCGGATCGGACTGGCCGAGTGTGCACCTCGCGGGAAACGTCGTCGGGGACGAATCCGACAAGGTGCATCCATGGCGATGGGTCGCGGTCACTCAGGAACTGGATGAGGTCCGACACGGCCGTCTCCTGGGCCAGAAGACGGCCAAGACCTCTGCTGCGGACCCAAGGCGATACCGATTTTCCCATGGGAACAGCATGAGCCACGCGGCACGCGTTCTGCTCATACGACTTACCGCTGAAGCAGTGATGTATCGGCCAGAGCAACGTGGCGTAGTCGTCGGAGCAGACGCGTTT
This genomic window from Arthrobacter sp. 24S4-2 contains:
- a CDS encoding TMEM175 family protein — its product is MDRLVFFTDAVTAIAITLLVLPLVDSVTEAAHAGLSAVQFIGNNVAAIAGFALSFLVIARLWIAHHSTFEHVGSYSRPLLLLNLFWAFTVVVLPLPTEMVSQFRTSSVTVGVYIGTMAASSLTLTALTLLIRKHPQLELEENPMPSREVFSSAVSTIGFFVALIVGVLVPAINFYALLIILLTIPLQRVYDRRSNAALLAPGAQTS
- a CDS encoding CBM35 domain-containing protein; this translates as MGPGSFKGGPNYDNTADIQAWHKAIDKSGRPMQYVVSWALSHKQADVWKANTNGWRIDTDVECYCNTLVTWDQSVKQRWNDVVQWIDDAGPGHWNNLDAVNVGVGSMDGLTEAERQSYMTLWTIESAPLFAGDDLTKLDDYGLSLLTNRDAIAINQAGHPARPVSQSTGQQVWYANNDDGSVTVALFNLDNQPASVTANFTDLGLGGTAEVRDVWLKKDTGVRQNSINADLPAHGSKLFTITPTDNAPDKPAVPTGVRATQAQANSVSLAWYPSPVSADSKNVNYRVFMDGREVGNTNATTMTVGQLNPSSRHTFTVRADSGPQKSAQSSVLDLTLPSAAGPTLYEAEAAGNTLSGGASRSGCAGCSAGGKAGNLGGSGSLTFAGVNVPVAGNYLMTVAYVDGDASRQSLITINGKPTQMNFQGSNDNNWDAAQQQQILVHLDAGVNTIQVGSPDSYSADIDAITI